In Brassica napus cultivar Da-Ae chromosome C2, Da-Ae, whole genome shotgun sequence, the sequence ACCTCGACCAGTTCGGGAAAACAAAGGTCCACCACCAAAACTGCGCCTTCTTCGGCCTCCCAAACCCTCCCGCGCCTTGCCCTTGCCCTCTCCGACAAGCCTGGGGTTCACTCGACGCCCTAATCGGCCGCCTCCGTGCCGCCTACGAGGAGAACGGTGGCCCTCCCGAGGCTAACCCCTTTGGCTCACGCGCCGTCAGGTTATTCCTCCGTGAAGTCAGAGACTTCCAGTCCAAAGCTCGTGGTGTTAGCTacgagaagaagaggaagagagtcAACAGGCTGAAAATGCAAACGCAGCCGCCTCTTCAGCTGCAGCAACAACAAGAACAGCAGCCGCAACAAGGTCAGTCTATGATGGCTAATTACTCAGGTGCAACAGTATGATCgtattcatatataaaaaaaatctatataaaatttCCCCACTTAAATATGTATTGTGTCTTAAATTTGCTTCTCTATGTGCTACTTCTTTGCAATTATCCTCGGATGCTGTTGTTGCTTTTGTAGTTGtttatgaataaaattaattatgattATTCACGCTGAAGTGTTTGATCCTTTGTGTTTTggtgtttttgaaaatttaaattctaaccATCGGCTTGATGACAATTTGATGTTGATTACTGATACAGTTAGGGTTCATGTGTATTATATTAGTATGTTGTATGATGAATGGTGATATTGGAGGCACCTTGATGTATAACTCTGTTAGAGTTTAAGACGATGTATTAATCATTTCTTTCCATGCGATGTTGATATATATGCTCCATGATCTAGATATGAATCTGTAAATGAAAGAATAGATATATGCAGATGCTTTATCCATGAATGTGTAtgtatatgattactttatggtcAATCATTTGGATATACTAATAACTCGTCTCACTGATATAAACAAAACCGTGATAGGTTGATAGCTATTGTAGTCCTAAATTTGATGAGCAAAGCCATCTGACATGTTCTCATTAAATGCTTACTATTATTTTCATTGTCATGAGTTCATGAATTCACTGTTTGTGCTTTCAAAGTCACTTATTAGCATGAGCCACCTCGTGAATCAATTATTCTACATTTTGTTCAACGTATAAAACTTTCTTACAACGATCTCGCTAAGGTAGAACATTATTA encodes:
- the LOC106382492 gene encoding protein LIGHT-DEPENDENT SHORT HYPOCOTYLS 1, with amino-acid sequence MELISQQANKNPNTLTQSTPPSSSRYENQKRRDWNTFCQYLRNHRPPLSLPSCSGAHVLEFLRYLDQFGKTKVHHQNCAFFGLPNPPAPCPCPLRQAWGSLDALIGRLRAAYEENGGPPEANPFGSRAVRLFLREVRDFQSKARGVSYEKKRKRVNRLKMQTQPPLQLQQQQEQQPQQGQSMMANYSGATV